The sequence ACCAATAAATGGAGTTATATTTATGATAAAAAATTGAATGCTCTTGTTCCTAATTTACCTGGGCAAAAGAAAGCATTAAAAATAATGCTAAATATTTTTCTAGTACTTCTAGTTATTACATTAATTCAGTTCTTATTTTTAGACAGAAGTTCAGATATAAAAATGATAATTTTAGAATTTTCTATCTTGGGTATTTTACTTTTTATGATAACTTTACCTCTAATTAGTTTACATATTCATAGTATAGAGAATAAATTGAAAAAACTTGAAAATTTAGAACTTTCAAATCAATTTGAAGTTAAAGCTTTCATTAGTAATCTTGAATTATTTTTACAAGTCTTATTAATTCTTATATTTATTATTGTGATACCTATTCTTTTTGTTAAAACATATAAGAAAGTAGACTATAAAGACTATAAGGAAATCTTTTATTTTCTTGTGTTGATTGCAATGACAATTTATGGCACTTATGAGCTCTTAAAAATGTTTAAGTATAAAAAATATTCGTTAAATATAAATAGCAGAGAAATTACTCTGTTATATGATAAGAATGAAATAAAATCTATAAAAATTGAGAACTTAAATTATATTAATTTCTATGCTAAAAAATCTAGGAGAGGGATAAGTAGTAATATTCCTGTTATACAAATTTTCGATATGGAAAAAAATATATTTACTGAGATGAAGGTAAAAATAAGTGATTATATCCTATTGAAAATGTATTTTGAAAAATATAAAGTAATGGTGAGTGATGATTTTAAAATGTTTTAATTTAAGAGAGGAGTTTTTTAATGAGAGCCAAAGAATTTGTAGAAATGTGTTATGAAGAAAAAGAAATTCAATTAAAAGAATATATGAATGGGAATGAAAGTCTTGTCGCAAAATTAAAAAATGAATTAGCACTTTCAAATAAACAAGAAAAAATTTTATATGAATTACTTGATACAGTGCTAACAGATACTTATATAACATTACTT is a genomic window of Fusobacterium nucleatum containing:
- a CDS encoding VanZ family protein — its product is MELSEKDEEYIISLIKQGKKVNAIIFVKDKIGMTLKDAKDYIDKKVNNEYYEENISISKEDEEYICSLINENKKLEAVIFLHKNKAMSLLEAKNYIDDLIFKKNIETNKESTNKWSYIYDKKLNALVPNLPGQKKALKIMLNIFLVLLVITLIQFLFLDRSSDIKMIILEFSILGILLFMITLPLISLHIHSIENKLKKLENLELSNQFEVKAFISNLELFLQVLLILIFIIVIPILFVKTYKKVDYKDYKEIFYFLVLIAMTIYGTYELLKMFKYKKYSLNINSREITLLYDKNEIKSIKIENLNYINFYAKKSRRGISSNIPVIQIFDMEKNIFTEMKVKISDYILLKMYFEKYKVMVSDDFKMF